A window from Streptomyces sp. NBC_00299 encodes these proteins:
- a CDS encoding HU family DNA-binding protein, translated as MNRSELVAALADRAEVTRKDADAVLAAFAETVGEVVAKGDEKVTIPGFLTFERTHRAARTARNPQTGDPIQIPAGYSVKVSAGSKLKEAAKGK; from the coding sequence ATGAACCGCAGTGAGCTGGTGGCCGCGCTGGCCGACCGTGCCGAGGTGACCCGCAAGGACGCCGACGCCGTGCTGGCCGCGTTCGCCGAGACCGTCGGCGAGGTTGTCGCCAAGGGCGACGAGAAGGTCACCATCCCTGGCTTCCTGACCTTCGAGCGCACCCACCGTGCCGCTCGCACCGCGCGCAACCCGCAGACCGGCGACCCGATCCAGATCCCGGCCGGCTACAGCGTGAAGGTCTCCGCGGGCTCCAAGCTCAAGGAAGCCGCCAAGGGCAAGTAA